AGACTGAAGATCGTTCCATAGTGGAAGATCTTGTAAGTTCAATTAATTGTGGTACATTTATCCCGGCTTCCAACTCCAATATTGTTGAATTGGCTCAAATTAAATTGAacggaagaaaaagattatTAAGTATTGACGATTCTCTGTTTCTTGGAATGCATGATACCCTTGAACTAACTGAGAGAATGCCCGTTATAAGcgaacaagaagaagacgaaaTAAGTTCTTCCAACACTGTGTTTTCGAACCCAAACACGCCACAAAcgtttttctcttcttcagacACTCTGGTGTCTGCCAAAAACGAGCAGCtcaactttgatttcaagGATAgagctttttcaaaacctACAACTAATACAGAGGATACGCTATCGTTGAAGCAGTTACCTGATCTGCCAAAAAGTCTCTACACAGTGCCTCAACAAAAACAACGGGATACTCTCCCACAAGTTAACTCCATGATACCCGAAGTAGTATAAGTATGTTTCTCATAAACCTAATTATAGTACAATTCAGATTATAAAACCGACTTATATCCTAGCTAGAGCTTCGTAACTAGGGCTAGTATTTATATAATCGTCGACGAAATACTGCTCAATATTCTTGTGTAACCAGAGTAGTAGTTGGTTCAAAGTCgtcttgaagaaatctAACGATTGGCTATCAATCTTTGTCTGAGAAATTAATGACGGCAACGTGACTAGTAATCTTAAAAGATGTGTTGGCCCGTAGATTGAAGAGTAGTCTAGTGGTTCTGTGGATGTGTTCATCAACTCTTTCAGTTGTTTGCGTTCAAATTGATACAACAAAATGGATGCCAATGTCGTGTTGAAATAGACCCGTAGgccttgaaagaaatcaagCGTATTGTCGTAGAAGGCACTATGTTTGGCCACTCCCTCCAAAACGAAAGATTGATAAGTGTTGCAAATATCCTTCACTGGGTGCCGTGAAGGAATGTCAACCAACTTGTTCTCTTTTGTTATTCTTTCCCAATCATCGACTAAAAGTTCCTTTAAGGCGACTGAGACAGAAATTTCGAACCCAGCATCTTTCGTTTCCTGTTTCAATAACTCCGGTAGTACACAGTCCTTTATGCGCTTAGGTTTGGCTTTCCCGTTAGCATTCTTTTCCTCTGAGCTCGCTGCTGGGGTTGCGATTAGTTTAGCCTTTAACTTCGGTGTTACGGCTTTTTGAGgttttttcagtttttgcATTGTCCGATTTCTAAGATCCTTTTGTAGTTGTAAATTATCTGTGCTCAGTACCAGAAGCCTCTCAACAGTAACCCATTCGTCCCATTTAGGCTTCCAACCTTTATAATGCACATAGAAGCAGGTCTTTCCCATAAAAGCTTCAGGAAAATTAGAGAATCCCTTCGAGTCTATCTCTTCTTTGCCCTCGGGACCAACAATACTCGTAGAATTTGCTTGGTGAGTTTTTAATATCTTTGCCTCATAGAGTAGAGGTCCATGATATGCCAGACATTTCCCATTTATCTCCAATTTTGGCGGGTTTGGTTCCTCCATTGGAAGTAAATGTGCGGGTAAAATGTATGAAAGAGTCTGTGAACGCGACCAAAAAACATGTCCCTTGCGTCTACTGTGATATTTCACTCTATATAGACTTTACAACCATTCTACATAAATGCACTTGTAATATACATTAAGTACCAGACTTGTGAGTAATGGATTTATATATAGTTGGTGGTTTGCTGCTTTGAAATGACGTTACGTTTCGGACCCAAGAAATTAACTCCGTAGTGGAAAAACCTACCAGCAGCAACAGTATGAATGAGATCTCTCGGTAGTTTCAGCCTGTTGGCGAGCATAATTATTAGATCCATAGTTAGATCCATAGTTGGGGAACTTGGAATCAGTTAGTTTCTTATCAGTCCTCTTCCTCTGTGGGAGATTGCTAACAGGAGTAGGTCTATTCTTCTTGGGCTGCGAGTAACCATTTAGGTTTGTCTTCTTGTTGGTTGCCCAGTTCCACCCTTTCCCATCATTAAGCCTCATCCAATCGTATCGAAGGTCTACCGATGGAGCTTGGGAGGACGAGGAAGCTGGTGCAGGGGTAATAGGCTCTATACCTTCCGTCTCGATTCGCACCACTTCATTCATCAACCCAATTAAATAAGCATAATCAGGAGTATCCTCAAACTTAAGGCTTCGAACATACTCCATATACCGGCGAAATTGTGGTGGAAACCCTGCACATATTTCTTCTAATGGggtatttcttttcttctctccTATCTTTTCGTACTTTTCCTTGTTGCTGTTAGCCTTCAAACCTTGCCAGGGCAATTctcctttcaaaaaataaagGAAAACGTGCCCCAGACTTTCCAAATCATCTCTTCTGGACTGTTCCCTTCCTAAATGCGTGTTGATGGACATGTATCGAGCGGTGCCACTCAAtgctttcttctctctatACGGAATATGTTTTCCAGTGTTTGGATTTCTGTATTGCTTCACCATTCCAAAGTCAACCAAGTAAATCAAGTTATCCTGACCCGTTCCTTCATAATCACCAATGAGGAAATTGTCTGGTTTGATATCTCTGTAAATCAACAAATTATCATGCACTAAACGGATTCGTTCAATCATCTGACGAGCAATCATAGCTACTGTCAAGTTTGAGAACTGTCTTCCGCACCAATCAAACAAGTCCTCCAAGGAAGGGCCTAAAAGTTGAATGATCAGTATGTTATAGAGCCCCTCGTTGCCAAAATAATACACTTTGGGTATTCCCTCATACTTGACCACATCCAGGTTCTCATCGTCTGTATCTTGACCTCCCAGCGAAGTTTGTCCTTGTTGATATCTTCTATGGTATTCAATGCGACTGTTGAGTTGTTTATAGGCAGTAAATTCATCTTTCAGTTGTGGAACCTTGGTCTTGCGAGACTCAAACTTGATTGCAACAGGCTGATTGTTCCGTAATAGATCATACCCTTTGAATATGACGCCAAACGAACCTTCTCCAATCTTGACGTCGATTCTGTAGTGTGATGCTACAATGTTTGGAGATTGGGCTGACATGGTTTATAGTTCCCTGCAATATCGTACTCTACAGGGGATGCCGTTCTCTCTACAGGGTTTAGTTGTGTTTGCGCGTGTGTTGTGGGCCCATACAACTAAAACGTTGTCTAATTAATTGTCgtttgaaagattggtTGTGGTTCCAAGGAGGGCGGGTTGTGCTACATATTCGTCGTGTATTGATCATGTCTACGAAAGATAGTGGTAGCGCGGATATGCGAGAGGAGCTAAACCTAACGGCCAGCCAGAGTTTCAAATTTCACCAGTATTTCCGCTTACGAAGGCCGGAAAAACgttcagaagaaaataaaagaaaacttggcGCACTAGCGTAGGAAGTTTCAGATTAATCAATTTTTCTATCTAGTCTATCAGAGTAATTATTGAGCGGGAACGCTAATTCCTCCTACTCTCAATGCAGCGGCCAGGTCCTTGATCAGGTCATTGACATTCTCGATTCCCACACACAGTCGAACCAGATCCTCTGGAAGGTCTCGTTCAGCACGGGTGTCAGGATCGATCGAAGCATGCGACATTTGGCATGGTAGGGATATAAGTGAGTTCACACAGCCAAAGGATACCGTGATACTCCAAATCTTGCACGCTTCTATGATCTTGCTTGAAGTCTCAACACTTCCAGTCTCAAAGGAGAGAACTGCTCCTGGACCCTTCGCCATCGACTTGTGCAATTCATATTGAGGATGGTCTGGCAATGCAACGGATCTCACTTTGA
This window of the Komagataella phaffii GS115 chromosome 2, complete sequence genome carries:
- a CDS encoding Palmitoylated, plasma membrane-bound casein kinase I isoform yields the protein MSAQSPNIVASHYRIDVKIGEGSFGVIFKGYDLLRNNQPVAIKFESRKTKVPQLKDEFTAYKQLNSRIEYHRRYQQGQTSLGGQDTDDENLDVVKYEGIPKVYYFGNEGLYNILIIQLLGPSLEDLFDWCGRQFSNLTVAMIARQMIERIRLVHDNLLIYRDIKPDNFLIGDYEGTGQDNLIYLVDFGMVKQYRNPNTGKHIPYREKKALSGTARYMSINTHLGREQSRRDDLESLGHVFLYFLKGELPWQGLKANSNKEKYEKIGEKKRNTPLEEICAGFPPQFRRYMEYVRSLKFEDTPDYAYLIGLMNEVVRIETEGIEPITPAPASSSSQAPSVDLRYDWMRLNDGKGWNWATNKKTNLNGYSQPKKNRPTPVSNLPQRKRTDKKLTDSKFPNYGSNYGSNNYARQQAETTERSHSYCCCW
- a CDS encoding Esa1p-associated factor, nonessential component of the NuA4 acetyltransferase complex, which encodes MEEPNPPKLEINGKCLAYHGPLLYEAKILKTHQANSTSIVGPEGKEEIDSKGFSNFPEAFMGKTCFYVHYKGWKPKWDEWVTVERLLVLSTDNLQLQKDLRNRTMQKLKKPQKAVTPKLKAKLIATPAASSEEKNANGKAKPKRIKDCVLPELLKQETKDAGFEISVSVALKELLVDDWERITKENKLVDIPSRHPVKDICNTYQSFVLEGVAKHSAFYDNTLDFFQGLRVYFNTTLASILLYQFERKQLKELMNTSTEPLDYSSIYGPTHLLRLLVTLPSLISQTKIDSQSLDFFKTTLNQLLLWLHKNIEQYFVDDYINTSPSYEALARI